TCATCCAAAGCTTGTACATCCGCTGCTGTTCTAATAGCAACCGATGTGCCAGCGGGATTATACCATCACTTTGAGACAGCTTTCACAAAAAAGTCAACCGCCAGGAATACTACCCTTTCTGCGTCATGCGACACACTGCTGAAACGTTGCATCAGGCGTAGCGTCTTCGTTGCTTCCGAGTTCAAAGTTTCGAGTTCCGTGTTCAGGCCCTCACCCCCGGCCCTTTCCCACTGTACAGCAGCGGGAAAGCAGCGTGTGCCTGGTTCTCGCTTTGTGCGCGGGGTGCCCATGCCGGGTGCCATGCGGGTGCCCTCTGGGCATAGTACCCGCATGGCACCCGGTGCTTTGTTCTTTTGTTCTTTTGTTAAGCCCACAGATATAAACGGCGATCAATCGCTGAAGATACCGATTGACCGCCGCTGATCATCTCACAAGCTCTGGCTGTTCCCGGCTGATCAGCTCACTACCTCGTAGCGCACGTTGCGGCGAAAGAGCGAGGTCCGCAGACCTAGCGGCGTGTGGCAGCCCTCGCAGGTGTCGTCGATCACGCCCGTAAGCTGGGTCGGGCCGTCGGTGCGCTCGATCACCACCCAGGTGCATTGCGGGCAGCGCGTCACCTGATGCGACGCGGGGCCGTACACAAAGCCGACGCCCGCCGCTTTGGCCGTGCTGTGCAGCCGCTGGAAGGTCGCCTCGTCGGGTGGTGTGTCGCTCAGCCGGCTCGACAGCAGATGCAGCGGCGTGAGCGAGCCGAGCGCGACGCGCATCCACTTCGACAGCGCGGTAACTTCGGCATCGCTATCGTTGACCCCGGCTGTCACGTGGAGTGCCACCTCGACATGAATATTCCAGCGCTGGCGGGCCTCGGCGGCGATCTTGAAGACCGATTGCCAATCGTCGAAGCCGGTGAGCGTCTGGTAGGATTGCGCGCTAAAGCCGTACACGTCGAGGCGCATGCCGTCGAGATATGGAGCCATCTGCGCGAACAGCTCAGGGTTGAAGTAGCCGGTCGTCGCGATCGACGTGAAGCGGCTGGCGGCACGTCCAAGCTTGATCCCATCCAGCGTCCACTCATACGCCACGGACGGATCGCCAAAGGTCCAGAGGATTCCACGGCACAACCGCTGCTGTGCAAACTCAACCACGCGCTCAGGCGTTAGCTCGCGCGCGTTCGCGGCAGCGATGGCATGAGGCAGCGCGGTATCGGGAACATCGGGCGGCGCGAGCGGCGTTCCATAGCCGCCGATGCAAAAGACCTGGGCATCGGGGAAGAAATGCCACAGGCGGTGGTCTTCGATCGGGCCAATCGTGGCGGCGCTCACCAAACCGTAAGCATCGACGATGACCGCGTTGTCATGATGAGAGCGGACGCGACAACGGCCAACGTCACCGACGGCGAGCTCGCAGCGCCATTGACAAACGTCGCACCGGATGCGATTGTCGGCGAGCGGGGTTTGGAGAATGCTCGAATGCATGCAAAATGCTCCACAAGCAGGTACACTATACGAGGGTAGGCAAACGTGTTGTCTGTTATTATAATTCGCAATAACGTTGCATAAAGGTCCGCCTTTCTATGAACCATCAGACTATGCAGACTCAGGCCGAAGAATCCCAGCGCCTGGGAGAACGACCGTGGGAGCCTTTGGATGAGGATGAGGGCGATTCGGTCCCTTCTGTCAGCACAACGGCTCGTGAACTGATCGAAACCGTCCTGTTCATTCTGCTCGTCTTCTTCATCATGCGCGGCGTGATCCAAAACTTCCGCGTCGATGGTCAGAGCATGGAGCCAAACTTCAAGTCGGATCAATATATCTTCGTCAACAAGATCATCTTCTTCCACTTCGACATGAACGCGCCGCTGCGGCTGCTGCCCGGCAACAGCGATCTGGAGCCCAAGGTGATCTATCCCTTCCGCATGCCGCAGCGCGGCGATGTGGTGGTGCTGGAAGCGCCCAACGGGGATTACGAAGGAAACTCCGTCGATTACATCAAGCGCGTGATCGCGCTACCCGGCGAGATCGTGCAGGTCAAGGACGGCAAGGTCTATATCAACAACAAGCCGCTCGAAGAAAGCAAGCAGAACGGCGGCTATCTCACCGAGTCAACCGACTGTCTCGGCGGGCAGCTCTGCGAGCCGTACCGCGTGCCCGAAAGCAGCGTCGTCGTGATGGGCGATCACCGCAGCAATAGCCAGGACTCGCGCACCTGGCCCGCGCCGCCTGGCCTGCCGCTCGACCGCATCGTCGGCAAGGCGTGGGTTTCGTACTGGCCGCGCGACCTGTGGGGCGTGATCCCGTCGCCGACCTACGCGCAAACGCCGTGAGCGCCGCCGGGGGCGCAGAACAAAGGGATCAGCGGTTAGGGGTTAGAAGTCTCAACTTCTAACCCTCATCGTTTGCCATCGATCGAGGAATATGCATTTCGCACTCAACGCCCATCTGCTCAGCCCGCAGCCCGGCTATCGTCAGGCCGGCGTCAGCGAGTACATTGATCGGATCATGCGCCAGCTCTGGACGATTACGCCCGACGATCGCTGGACGGTCTATGCTCCGCCCGGCGTGACGCGCGCCTTGCTGGACGCGCCCGCCCACGTGGCGCTGCATCCTAGCCGCCTGCCGACAACCAATCCGCTCGCGCGCATCGCGTGGGAGCAGATCGTCGCGCCCGCCGTGCTGCGCCACGACCGTCCCGCCGTGCTGCTGTGCCCGCTGAACGTCGTTCCGCTGCTCGCGCCGTGCCCGACGGTGGTAACGGTTCACGATCTGGCGTTTTTGCGCTTCAACCTGCACAGACCGGCCAAGCGCCGCTACCTAAGCCTGCTGACCCGGCTATCGGTCAGACACGCCGCGCATGTGATCACAGTCTCCGAGTTTACCCGCCGCGAGGTGCTTGAGCTGCTCAACGTGCCGCCGGATCGCGTCACCGCCGTGCCCAACGGACGCAAAGCCGAGTTCGCACCGGTCGACGAGGCGACGATCGAGCGCTTTCGGCAGCAGAAAGGCTTGCCGCCGCGCTTTTTGCTTAGCGTGGGCACGCTTGAGCCGCGCAAAAATATTGCGACGCTGATCCGAGCCTACGCCCAGGCCAGAGATCGGCTTGATCTGCCCCTGCTGATCGGCGGCGGTAAAGGCTGGCTCTACGACGAGATCTTTGCGCTGGTGCGTGACCTTGGGCTAGAGCAGGACGTGCGCTTTATCGGGTTTATTCCCCGCGACGAGCTACAGGTGTACTACGCTGCGGCGCGTGCCTTCGTCTATCCCTCGCTCTACGAGGGCTTCGGCCTGCCGCTGCTTGAGGCGATGGCGGTCGGCACGCCGGTTGTCGCCTCGGACGCGGGCGCATCGATCGAGGTTGCGGGCGATGCCGCGCTGATCGTGCCTGCGACCGACGCGGCACGAATGGCCGATGCGCTGATGCGCGTGACAGACGACGCCGCGCTACGTGACGAGATGCGCGCGAAGGGCCTGGCGCAGGCGCGGCGCTTCTCCTGGGAGCGCGCGGCGCAGGAGACGCTCGGCGTGCTGCGCCGCGTTGCCAGGTAGAATTAACTGGTAGGGCCTAGTGCATACGCCCTCGCAATCATATTCGGCAGGCGATCCATCCTGAAGTGACAGCGATTCACCTAGCGCACAGCATCAGCCACCTGCTGGTAGCGTGCAAATGGCAGCGCCCCGACGATTCGCGTGCCGTTGATGTCCATCACGGGGCGGCTTGTCACGCCTTCGCGCTGCG
The DNA window shown above is from Herpetosiphonaceae bacterium and carries:
- the lepB gene encoding signal peptidase I, whose translation is MNHQTMQTQAEESQRLGERPWEPLDEDEGDSVPSVSTTARELIETVLFILLVFFIMRGVIQNFRVDGQSMEPNFKSDQYIFVNKIIFFHFDMNAPLRLLPGNSDLEPKVIYPFRMPQRGDVVVLEAPNGDYEGNSVDYIKRVIALPGEIVQVKDGKVYINNKPLEESKQNGGYLTESTDCLGGQLCEPYRVPESSVVVMGDHRSNSQDSRTWPAPPGLPLDRIVGKAWVSYWPRDLWGVIPSPTYAQTP
- a CDS encoding glycosyltransferase family 1 protein, producing the protein MHFALNAHLLSPQPGYRQAGVSEYIDRIMRQLWTITPDDRWTVYAPPGVTRALLDAPAHVALHPSRLPTTNPLARIAWEQIVAPAVLRHDRPAVLLCPLNVVPLLAPCPTVVTVHDLAFLRFNLHRPAKRRYLSLLTRLSVRHAAHVITVSEFTRREVLELLNVPPDRVTAVPNGRKAEFAPVDEATIERFRQQKGLPPRFLLSVGTLEPRKNIATLIRAYAQARDRLDLPLLIGGGKGWLYDEIFALVRDLGLEQDVRFIGFIPRDELQVYYAAARAFVYPSLYEGFGLPLLEAMAVGTPVVASDAGASIEVAGDAALIVPATDAARMADALMRVTDDAALRDEMRAKGLAQARRFSWERAAQETLGVLRRVAR